From a single Arachis hypogaea cultivar Tifrunner chromosome 3, arahy.Tifrunner.gnm2.J5K5, whole genome shotgun sequence genomic region:
- the LOC112769688 gene encoding antimicrobial ginkbilobin-2-like protein — MPLCKFFPLLLFLTLISLLNHHTVSFSGEEDLTHLCLDSGNYTTNDPYEKNLRQLLIYLTAEAPTNGFAMASKGQGQSRIHGLAFCRGDLSSRDCWNCVVRASGDMLTSCPNNKAATIFRENCTIRYSNEDFFGQITINTSLSWFCWRTSSSKAMTKNVVFGQRVQEFLTQLCEEAGLQTKMYASGMSELDEFHTLYGLAQCSRDLSTIDCMKCLNESVSYVELPQCGKEREGVRVYSESCRVRYELYPFLNDHGHYPIPSPIPLPPSSVPHDAVSPNPAPTSSSDKAFDGSTLIGLSSSSVLLFVITMVW, encoded by the coding sequence ATGCCTTTGTGCAAATTCTTCCCACTACTCCTTTTCTTAACCTTAATAAGCCTCTTGAACCACCACACAGTTTCATTCTCCGGTGAAGAAGACCTTACACATTTGTGTTTAGATTCTGGAAACTACACCACCAATGACCCTTATGAGAAAAACCTAAGACAGCTTCTAATTTACCTCACAGCTGAAGCTCCAACCAATGGCTTTGCCATGGCCTCTAAAGGCCAAGGCCAAAGCCGAATACACGGCCTCGCCTTCTGCCGCGGCGACCTCTCCTCTCGTGATTGCTGGAACTGTGTCGTCCGGGCTTCCGGCGACATGCTCACATCCTGTCCCAACAACAAAGCCGCCACCATCTTCCGCGAGAATTGTACCATAAGGTACTCAAACGAAGACTTCTTTGGCCAAATCACGATAAACACTTCTTTATCATGGTTCTGCTGGAGGACATCCTCCAGTAAAGCCATGACGAAGAATGTTGTGTTTGGCCAAAGAGTTCAAGAGTTTCTCACCCAACTTTGTGAGGAAGCTGGGTTGCAAACAAAAATGTATGCTTCGGGAATGTCGGAACTTGATGAATTTCACACATTATATGGTTTGGCACAGTGTAGTAGGGACCTGTCCACCATTGATTGCATGAAGTGTCTCAATGAATCAGTTTCATATGTTGAACTTCCACAGTGTGgtaaagagagagagggagttagaGTTTATAGTGAGAGTTGTAGAGTAAGATATGAACTTTATCCATTTCTTAATGATCATGGTCACTACCCTATTCCAAGTCctattcctcttcctccttcCAGTGTTCCACATGATGCTGTTTCTCCTAATCCTGCACCAACTTCTTCTTCGGATAAAGCCTTTGATGGTTCCACACTTATTGGATTGTCTTCTTCAAGTGTTCTGCTATTTGTTATAACTATGGTATGGTAA